From the genome of Papaver somniferum cultivar HN1 chromosome 2, ASM357369v1, whole genome shotgun sequence, one region includes:
- the LOC113348067 gene encoding uncharacterized protein LOC113348067, protein MARINTHHNQVVSISNTYKIIILIINFTFYSQVDGSKDDFSITNFDSFVHDYAPPTPPLPPPTPLPPSLSCEEDLKGVGSLNTTCQLNTNLQFQNDVNIEGTGNLEILPGVSISCLTNGCRIYINVSREFSLGQNSLIMAGTFVLSAANANICNGSLINTVGLAGKPPPQTSGTPQGLAGAGGGHGGRGASCLTDTTKIQEDVWGGDTYGWSALDKPWSYGSKGGTTSRETDFGGDGGGRIEIVVKEFLEVNGSILAKGGDGGHQGGGGSGGSIKILAHKMMGNGRISASGGNGLAGGGGGRVAVNVYSRHNEPEILVHGGRSYGCPENSGAAGTLYDAVLQSLFICNHNMSTQTDTLLLEFPNQPRWRNVYVHDHARAAVPLLWSRVQIRGQLSILRGGVLVFGLAHYSYSEFELVADELLMSNSKIEVFGALRMSVKVLLMWKSEMLIDGGGDAAVATSMLEASNLLVLRNSSVIHSNANLGVHGQGLLNLTGPGDLIEAQRLIISLFYSINLGPGSVLQGPLENATANDITPRLYCGSQDCPVELLHPPEDCNVNSSLPFTLQICRVEDLSVEGLVKGSVIHVHWVRAVVVQPSGAISASGMGCTGGVGRGDVLSNGVSGGGGHGGKGGDGYSDGTFATGGVAYGNADLPCELGSGSGNASLNGTTSGGGIIVMGSLSHSLSSLSVYGSLRADGESSGQNNRNQDYGNVSCSNRGLGGGSGGTVLLFLHTLALNDDAVLSSVGGHGSCDGGGGGGGGRVHFHWSDIPAGDEYQPLASISGRIQTNGGSGRDNGLDGESGTVTGKACPKGLFGSFCEACPTGTYKNVSGSDKSLCRQCPPFELPHRALYITVRGGVAETPCPYKCVSDRYHMPNCYTSVEELIYTFGGPWLFGLLLMGLLILLALVLSVARLKFFGADELPGPAPTQHGSQIDHSFPFLESLNEVLETNRAEESQSHVHRIYFMGPNTFGEPWHLPHSPPEQIKDIVYEDAFNRFVDEINALASYQWWEGSVHSILSVLAYPLAWTWQEWCRKKKFQLLREFVRSEYDHSCLRSCRSRALYEGLKMAATSDLILAYVDFFLGGDEKRSDLPPRLQERFPMCLAFGGDGSYMSPFSLHSDNVLTSLMSQVVPPTIWYRLIAGLNAHLRLVRRGNLRVSFVPILSWIENYANPALTIRGLRVDLAWFQVTACGYCQYGLVVYAVEEELDPPPSVESVYTASRNDLTSRVHLIQRDNSLNHLRSSKHISIGERISGGILDTLSLRMIEDKKDIFYPLSLILHNTKPVRHQDLVGLVISILLLADFSLVLLTLLQLYSISFLDLFLVLSILPVGILFPFPAGINALFSHGPRKSAGHARVYALWNITSLINVMVAFFCGYIHYKNQSTSSHPDFQPWNFNMDESGWWMFPTGLILCKCVQARLINWHVANLEIQDRSLYSNDPTLFWRS, encoded by the exons ATGGCAAGGATTAATACTCACCACAACCAGGTTGTTTCAATCTCTAACACTTACAAAATCATCATACTCATTATCAACTTTACATTTTATTCACAAGTTGATGGTTCAAAAGACGATTTTTCGATTACTAATTTCGATTCGTTTGTTCATGATTATGCACCACCAACACctccattaccaccaccaacaccacttCCTCCGTCATTATCATGTGAGGAAGATTTAAAAGGAGTTGGTTCATTAAACACTACATGTCAACTTAATACTAATTTACAGTTTCAGAATGATGTAAATATAGAAGGGACAGGGAATTTGGAAATCCTTCCCGGTGTTTCGATTAGTTGTCTAACAAATGGATGCAGAATTTATATCAATGTGTCTAGGGAATTTAGTTTAGGTCAAAATTCGTTGATTATGGCTGGAACGTTTGTTCTCAGTGCAGCAAATGCAAATATATGTAATGGGTCATTGATAAACACAGTGGGTTTAGCGGGAAAACCACCTCCACAAACTAGTGGTACACCACAGGGACTTGCAGGTGCAGGTGGTGGTCATGGTGGAAGAGGTGCTTCATGTTTAACTGATACGACCAAAATTCAAGAGGATGTCTGGGGAGGTGATACTTATGGTTGGTCTGCATTAGATAAACCGTGGAGTTATGGTAGTAAAGGTGGGACAACTAGCAGAGAGACGGATTTTGGTGGTGATGGCGGTGGGCGGATTGAAATTGTGGTAAAAGAGTTTCTTGAGGTTAATGGGAGTATTTTAGCTAAAGGAGGTGATGGTGGTCATCAAGGCGGAGGAGGATCCGGAGGCAGCATTAAGATTCTGGCTCATAAAAT GATGGGAAATGGCAGGATAAGTGCCTCTGGGGGTAATGGTTTGGCTGGAGGCGGTGGTGGCAGGGTTGCTGTTAATGTTTACAGCAGACACAATGAGCCAGAAATATTGGTCCATG GAGGAAGAAGCTATGGTTGCCCAGAAAATTCTGGTGCTGCTGGTACACTCTATGATGCTGTTCTCCAAAGCCTTTTTATTTGCAATCACAACATGTCAACTCAAACGGATACACTTCTTCTCGAGTTCCCTAATCAGCCACGTTGGAGAAATGTCTATGTTCATGACCATGCTAGGGCTGCTGTTCCTTTGCTTTGGAGTCGTGTTCAG ATCCGTGGGCAGCTTAGTATATTACGAGGTGGAGTGTTGGTCTTTGGATTAGCGCATTATTCATATTCGGAGTTTGAACTCGTGGCAGATGAACTTCTGATGAGTAACTCTAAGATCGAG GTTTTTGGTGCTCTGCGCATGTCTGTAAAAGTGCTCCTGATGTGGAAGTCAGAAATGCTCAttgatggtggtggagatgcgGCGGTTGCAACATCAATGCTCGAAGCTAGCAACTTGCTTGTTCTCAGG AACTCATCTGTGATACACTCCAATGCAAATCTGGGAGTTCATGGGCAAGGTTTACTAAATTTAACTGGACCTGGAGATCTGATTGAAGCACAGCGTCTTATTATCTCTCTGTTTTATAGCATCAAT CTTGGGCCAGGATCTGTTTTACAGGGGCCTTTAGAGAATGCAACTGCTAATGACAT CACACCAAGACTCTATTGTGGAAGCCAAGATTGCCCAGTAGAATTACTTCATCCACCCGAAGATTGCAATGTGAACTCTTCATTGCCATTCACTCTTCAG ATCTGCCGCGTTGAAGACTTGTCTGTTGAAGGCCTCGTAAAAGGAAGTGTTATTCATGTTCACTGGGTGAGAGCTGTAGTTGTCCAACCTTCCGGAGCAATAAGTGCATCTGGAATGG GttgcacaggaggtgtgggtcgAGGAGATGTTTTGAGCAACggagttagtggtggtggtggtcatgGTGGTAAAGGCGGGGATGGATATTCTGATGGTACTTTTGCTACCGGCGGTGTTGCTTATGGAAATGCTGATTTGCCTTGTGAACTTGGTAGTGGAAGTGGGAATGCTAGCCTCAATGGCACCACTAGTGGCGGTGGTATCATTG TTATGGGCTCATTGTCGCATTCATTGTCAAGTTTGTCTGTTTATGGCTCGCTGAGAGCTGATGGAGAAAGTTCTGGCCAAAATAACCGAAACCAAGATTATGGGAATGTAAGCTGTTCAAATAGAGGTCTCGGAGGTGGTTCTGGCGGAACTGTTTTATTGTTTTTGCATACACTCGCACTCAATGATGATGCCGTACTTTCGAGTGTTGGGGGACATGGTAGTTGTGATGGTGGTGGGGGTGGAGGTGGTGGAAGGGTTCATTTTCATTGGTCTGACATTCCCGCTGGAGATGAATATCAGCCGCTAGCAAGTATCAGTGGAAGAATTCAAACTAA TGGAGGATCGGGTAGAGATAATGGTCTTGATGGGGAAAGTGGGACTGTAACAGGAAAAGCTTGTCCAAAAGGGCTCTTCGGGTCTTTTTGTGAG GCATGCCCCACTGGCACCTATAAGAATGTCAGCGGATCTGATAAATCCCTTTGTCGTCAATGCCCTCCTTTTGAGCTTCCACATCGTGCCCTATACATAACTGTGCGAG GTGGTGTTGCTGAAACTCCTTGTCCTTACAAATGTGTTTCTGATAGATATCATATGCCAAATTGTTATACATCTGTTGAAGAATTGATATATACTTTTGGAGGGCCATGGTTATTTGGTCTTCTTCTCATGGGTCTCCTCATTCTGCTAGCTCTAGTGCTTAGTGTTGCACGTTTGAAATTCTTTGGCGCTGATGAACTACCTGGCCCAGCTCCCACTCAACATGGCTCCCAAATAGACCATTCTTTCCCTTTTCTCGAGTCTCTGAATGAG GTTCTGGAAACTAATAGAGCTGAAGAGTCTCAGAGCCATGTCCATAGAATTTACTTCATGGGGCCTAATACATTTGGTGAACCATGGCATCTCCCTCATTCCCCCCCTGAACAAATAAAAGATATCGT ATATGAGGATGCATTCAATCGATTTGTCGATGAAATCAATGCGTTGGCTTCTTATCAATGGTGGGAAGGATCTGTCCATAGTATACTCTCTGTTCTTGCTTATCCACTGGCATGGACATGGCAAGAGTGGTGCCGTaaaaagaaatttcagttattgcgTGAATTTGTTCGATCAGAATATGACCATTCTTGCTTGCGTTCATGTCGGTCACGTGCTCTCTATGAAGGACTTAAG ATGGCTGCAACTTCTGATTTAATTCTAGCATATGTGGATTTCTTTCTCGGTGGCGATGAAAAGAGGTCTgatcttcctcctcgtctccagGAAAGGTTTCCCATGTGTTTAGCTTTTGGAGGGGATGGAAGTTACATGTCTCCATTTTCACTTCATAGTGATAATGTTCTCACTAGCCTTATGAGTCAG GTGGTCCCACCAACCATTTGGTATCGACTCATTGCTGGATTGAATGCACATTTGAGACTAGTTCGCCGTGGAAACCTAAGAGTGTCATTTGTGCCTATTCTCAGTTGGATCGAGAATTATGCAAATCCTGCTCTGACCATTCGTGGTCTACGTGTTGATCTTGCCTGGTTTCAAGTAACAGCGTGTGGATATTGCCAGTATGGACTTGTGGTatatgctgttgaagaagaattgGATCCTCCTCCATCTGTTGAAAGTGTCTATACAGCCTCAAGAAATGATCTAACATCGCG TGTTCACCTTATTCAAAGAGACAATTCACTAAACCATTTGAGAAGCAGCAAACATATTTCAATTGGTGAAAGGATATCTGGAGGAATTTTGGATACGTTAAGTTTAAGAATGATTGAAGATAAGAAAGATATATTCTATCCATTATCTTTGATACTTCATAACACCAAACCTGTTCGTCACCAG GATCTTGTTGGTTTGGTGATCTCGATACTACTGTTAGCAGATTTTAGCTTAGTGTTGCTGACTTTGCTCCAGTTATATTCTATTTCATTCCTGGACTTGTTCCTAGTTTTATCTATTCTTCCTGTTGGTATACTATTCCCATTCCCGGCTGGAATCAATGCTCTATTTAGCCATGGACCTAGGAAGTCAGCTGGTCATGCACGTGTATATGCTTTGTGGAACATTACATCGTTGATCAATGTT ATGGTGGCTTTCTTTTGTGGATATATCCATTACAAGAACCAATCAACATCTAGTCATCCAGACTTCCAGCCCTGGAATTTCAACAT GGATGAAAGTGGATGGTGGATGTTTCCAACTGGACTTATACTGTGTAAATGTGTTCAGGCACGATTAATCAATTGGCACGTCGCTAACTTAGAAATTCAAGACCGCTCATTGTATAGTAATGACCCAACTCTCTTTTGGCGTTCATGA